The Coffea arabica cultivar ET-39 chromosome 2c, Coffea Arabica ET-39 HiFi, whole genome shotgun sequence genome includes the window ATAGCTAATCGAAAGCTTTTAGGTTTCACTGATTTAATTCTCCTTTTGACTAAATCAGAAGGTTAAATGTGGACCACGACGGACAATTGTGTGTGGCAGCCTGTGGTGAGCAGCAGTATGTTTCATTAAGTGTGTTCTGATGTCAAATTCTTTTGTAATTGCAGTTAGTCTTTGACTATAATGACTGGATGAAGATCCCAGTGCTGAATGACTACATTAGAAAAAAGAACGAAGACTGGAATTTTAGAGCAAGGTGATGACCCTTTGTCGCTCATACTGTTCTTATCAAACCTCTTAGACAACCAGATTTTCCACTGATGAGcatttgaaataaccaatgtgGTTGCATTGCAGAGGTCACGTGGCTGGAGAGATTGCAAACCAAGAATTATATATGCCAGGCCTTTTGCCTAAGGTTCCTGGCCGCTTGTACTATTTGTTCGGGAAGCCCATTCAGACAAAAGGAAGGCAAGACTTGTTGGAAGACAGAGAGAAAGCAAGAGAGCTGTATCTCCAGATAAAGTCGGAAGTTGAAAACAGTATGGCCTACTTGCTTAGAAAAAGGGTGGAAGATCCATACAGAAGTATCTTGGACAGAACAGCATATCGGGCATTTTCTGCTCCAATAGATCAAGTCCCAACCTTTGATCCCTGAATCATGACTTACGAACATGCATCTCAGTGCAAGGTAGAATAGGACATACAGCAAGCAGAGAGTCAAAGTTAGGACGTTGACAATTATTCTTTCGCCTGCACATTCTTTTCGGGAGAAAATCCTACTCTAAGCGTACACATGATTTATACGACAAACACAAATTAAATCATGACTCATCTCCTTGATTTTAAGGATTTCTATATTTGTATTTATCACTTGACATAAGGCGATTTTCAAAGAGTGGGGTATAAAACTAATGGCCCTTAATAACACTTAGCTCCTCTAAACACCATATATATAAACACACACACTTTAACCTTTTTAGTCAACTTTTCGACGGGATAAAGATGAAGTTATATTTTGCAAGACCAAAATATCCATGCCTAATTCTTGAACACATATAATAATTGTAACATAATAAATACCAATTTCTTCAATAGTTGCTGAATCTATTTAAACACAATTACACCATGCATTCGACCTTTTAgtagtaaaattaattagataatcTGGAAAAAGAAGTTTAAACAATTGAATGTGTTTATCACAATGCCGATAGCGGTACTTATTTTAAAcgaaataaaattaattatgcatttgaatcaagattatttgatttattttcactttagcACTTTTTTAATGTGCTTTATACGatataaaaatgtgattgaaaaaCATATTTAGATAATCTCAAGTTTCTTTTGAGTAATGTAGAattcaaacaaaatacaaagcAAGATATAATTggtataaaaatacctattcgCATCTTATGGACTCGCGAGAATATTGTGAAAGTTGCAAGGTAAATTAAAATTATCAACACCAATTTATTTACGATGTAAAGGAAAATAGATAAGCTATGGAAAACTAATgtagaagttttaaaaatttctaaattCTTTTTTAGTCCACAAtagaaaatttcaaattatattttattatttaattttttatatcaTGTGACTTCGTATTGTTCCTAATAAGATGTTCCATATTCTAATTAAAAGTATAGATTATTCTAGAACCATTAGATATAAATATTAAtgccattttctcaaaattttggatggaaaattgctcattaatatttgattaGTCAACGAAGGGGATAAAGTGGATATATTTGAAGTTTATAGCACGATGGTCAAGTTCAAAAAAACAAACTGTAATTAACCCTTTTCAAAAATCTCCAAATCCCAAATCAGTAATGAATAATATACTTAATTACACAGTAAACCAAGGAATTAGAGAACTGCAAGAGGAGCACTTAAGGGAAGTCAAAATCGATGATGAACTTATCCAGAAGTTTAGGGTGTCAACTTCAGATAAAACAAGGGCTATTGCCCAGTCAAAAGTACAATCTCATTTAGTGGTCTGACCGACACATTTAATCTATAAGACACTTATTCTACCAACTAACTTTCTTTTACCAACCCTATTCCAATACTGCAATAACAACAATCATCATCATGAAGAAAATTACagaaaagcaacaaagatcttATCACAATTCTCTCCTCCTCTTTTACCATCATCTCGAATCATAGGCAACATGGTAACATCCCACGTgaagtgcatttttttttttttttttttgtgtttttggaaCAAATGTAGCGTCAATTTGATATCTATACTTTATATAAAGGGAGGGATTTTGATTTCATataaacttttattttatttttttgtcgtCTTTTAGATGTTTCAATTTTATCGTCACAGTCACTTAATTATACATCGATATTGCCAACCAGTATAACCACGACATATTTGACATTACCAACATAATGATCCACAAACATCATTGTAATCATCAAGTTAATTAAAATTCTATGCGTTAAACTATTAAAATATCGaagtttacctttttttttttgtgtatgaAAATTTTACACTAAATTCTTCCACAGAAGAGATTTTAAATCATACACACATCGAGTGTGCCCTTACCACTAATATCCTTATATTTGATAGACATCGTCAAACCGTAGTTAGATAACATTTCTGGTTGCttgagaattgaaattttgcATTCATCAGAAAAATTTACAAATAGGGTAATTCATAACGCTATTGACAGATTGTACAGTTTATTCAAATCACCCAATGCATCTAAGTAAGGAATCGAACCAAACTTTCCATACTAGCCACTGCACTCCAGATTTTGGAAATCAAACAAACTATTCAATCTGCTCACACATATcttagatcttttttttttggcctcgggggggggggggggggggtggtggggatatatatgtgtatgtatgtgtgtatgtaCATAAAGGTTTCTAATTCGATAGAGACAACAGTTTAATTATATGCAGGAGTTTACATCAGTTAGAATCTATACCATATATAAAAGGAGACGAATGGATTTGGGGTGAacatttattatcattttatgaatttttattttttgccctTATAAAAACTATTTCTACTTTAACTACCTAATACACATGTTGTCAAGATAGCCATCTATGaacatttttttacttttaactaATTAAGCGTATGCTTTCAACATAGCCGCTTCTAAGTATTACCACTACCAATGGGTGCGTATTGGGAATTCATTGACGTATCTAACATTTACCTAACTTACCATGTGTATGcaaatactaacaattattacatTTCTGTGCACTTATATATATTTCCGACTTAATCTTACTTACCCTTCTTTATATTTATTCACTTTTCGTAATTAATCTTACATTTCCAAAAATATGATATCTGAAATACATCTTAACGAATGCTCTATAGGCACCCATTAGATAGACCCagaaaaattttatacaaaataTATGATGATAAATATTATCTATTTCTTTATTGTACAAGCATCGACTGTGTAGTTATTACTAATTTTAATTAAGTTAACATTTTTGGTAAACCGAAACAATTAAACCGGGAAACTGCTAATTACTATAACCAAAACTTTTGGTTTGCCACGTGGAGGCCTCCCTGGGGCTCCGCTATACCATTATTTAAGAttgattttcagttttatggacGACCAAGACTAGTTATGGCAAAAAATTCAACTACCTCATCAATGACTCCAGATTTTTTAAGTTGCCATTTGAAAAGTTAAACTTCACCGTGCAGCTGCTGCAGTTTATATTTGCTAGATAAATTAAACCGGCCGACAAGCATCCGGGCCTCTCCAATTGAGGTTCTACGTGGGGGGTGGCATTTTCGACATGATCTGAAAACATAATATGAAtttaacacgaaattaatggattTGAATTGAGATTTCGCAGGTTCGGATTAGAATTGGGTCGAACCCGATAAATCTAAAAAGAAAATAGGTCGAATTTTATGTCACCCATGGGTTGACCCGACccgtttatgaattaaaataaatttataaatataaaaaatatttttatctaactaaactaagttattctttttttttttttgccgaaAAGCATTAaccacttaatcctaaatgaattcaTTTAACTTGTGTCAAGTTGGAATTGTCATGTTAGGACAAATTATGTATTAcattattttctacttttatagtgttttaatttatttcaaatttggtttgggataaaacacttttacgatgttttaatttatttctgatctaatttgggattgttttatcaagatttttattacttgattatgtaattagttttgtgcaGAATTGGTTCTGTTAGAAACTACAGTGGTGAATTAGTAAATTGGAGTTATGTTTCAAGTCATATCAGGTCATTCGGGTGACCCGccaattcaaaaattttgggtTCAAGTCAGATATCCTGACCTATCGTGGGGTGGCAGGTCGTGTTCGGATCAACAGGTTTTCTATTGTACATAGTTCTCAACCCGACCAGTCAACCATTACTGACCTTATTGCTACTCCTAGTTCTATCCAATTCCGTTCTATTATATAAACTAATATAATCTCAGTGTAAATTAATGGGAGTATATTGGTCTAATAGTGAACTTTACACCAACTcaattataatttatatttatataaaaaatgtatCAGCTTATAGAACTGGACAGAATTGACATTGGAGAGACCTATTTCCGGAATGGgaaagtattttttttaaagttattaGCAAACAAAAAATATACCATAGTTAGTTGGAAAGTACTTGGTATCACCAGACCCCAAAAATGATCACAATTAAGATATTTGATGACATTCGAAATTGCAACCTGCGGATGGCAGCACTCTTCTGCACTGTACATAGAGCGGTAATCACTTTATTATGTGTACATGTAGTGATAGTAATCCACCACTAATCCTACTCGGTGACAGGAATTTtttgcagtataatactccATAAACACAAGCAGTTTGATAGTGACGTAAATACCTTATCTAACCACGTGGGAATCTTTTCAAGAAGGAAGAATCTACACCTTATATGTTACCTAGATCATTTGACTAATAACTGGACCTAGAACACTGCTAATTAAGTCTGAAACCAAGAAAATCAACCACAAGTTTGTCAATGGAGAACAATCCTCAAGTCTATACTCCTCAAACACAGCAAAACAATATAGTACCAGTCATATATTTTACCGCAGAAAACCTAAATCCAGGTACAGGTTCTTGGTTTTCTACTTGCAAAGCTGTGAGGGAAGCCCTGGAGGAGTTTAGCTGCTTCGTCGCAGTTTATGACAAAGTTGAACCTGAGTTCATTAGTGATGCTTTTGCATCTTTTAAGGAGCTGTTTAACCTCCCCATGGAGACAAAATTGCTTAACACTATTCCTGATAGGCCAGCTTTTGGCTATATAAGACCAAGGCCTGAAACCCCTGTTCATGAAACCGTTGGTATTGAAGATTCAACAACCATTGGAGCAGTTCAAAGCTTTGCAAATGTCATCTGGCCTTCAGGAAATGATCATTTCTGGTAAGATGAGATGTTAGAGAAGATCTTTTAATTTGTGCCTATTCTCTTGTTAATTCTTAACTTCCATGTTCCTGATAATAGAGTCCAAATTCTTGTTGAAAACAAAAACTCTAGGGAATGGAGAACTAAACAGGCAAAGTCTATGATTTGTATTATGTTTGATGTAGGTCTATAATCTATATGTATGCATGAATGTATTGTAAGGAATCACAGATACACGCacactagaaaattaaaaattttttattacttttagtaGGTCGATCTTCGATTAAATTCATGTGATATAAAGTTAGTTTAAGAAGGTTATCTCAATCCATGAGGATCTTCTTAAACTGATGGAGATTTAATGCGGAGGGGCAAAATGATCCACGTTGTATGGATGCTCGGCTTCTAACAGTGAGCTACACAAACTTCCTTAGCTAGAACTTACTAGGTTGAGTTAGTTTAAACTAGATTAGTGCTAACTATTGCCAAGACACCTCACACAAATTGGTTGAGAAAAATCTAGATTTGTGCTAAATATTGCCAAGACACCTCACACAAACTATTGAGAAAAACTCCAGTTTTCACCGTGAAAAACCCGTTCTAGTAACAGAAATAAGAGATGtgatttttttccttattttcttggACGAATTTTAGGtatttttctctcaagattatttttctcaaaaatctcacAAGATAATTTGTGTGTCATTAGTTTTGCTAGTAAAATCTTAGTTCTTAGTGAGTATTTATAGATAAAAAAAGTTTTACATATCCTTATGAAAACCCTGAAACCAGTTTTGAATAGGATTTAGTTTCCTTATTCTAATACAACTCTTTTATTTGGAAGATTTAAACTTATTTGTACCATAAGTCCCTTAAGTTTAATTTATcttataaattaaaatataagttataaaaacttattttttaagTCCCTACTTGAAATTCTTttaatccaaataaaaaaattcttaaTTTGTGTGATCTATTAGGTTCTCATATACGTTTGCGATAAGTATGAGTTATAATTCTTAATaaataagaattagaaaaataaaaattcttttaatCTATATATCATTGATTCTACTAATCAATCAACTGATTCTTATGGATCAAGATTTGCATGTAGTAATGCATTATGACCACCCATGTAGTGAGAAAAGTCAAGTGGATGATTTAACGTTTTTTCAATGAATGTTGCTATGTAATTAATATTCTTTTATCATACTTATCTCACATTAATTTTGGAATAAGTTGTGCCCATATCATTATGTGATTAATGTTCTTTTTTTGTACTAAAATACAACTCCAGTGAAAAAGTACTTAGAAACGCTTTCTAAGACTCTTCCATTTAGTTTTAAGAATTCCAAATTATACTTCTAGAAGTGGTAGACATGAAATAACTCCTCTTCTATAAGTGAAGGTAAATCCTTATAGATTATTTATCACCTTTTCAtacttcatatatatatatatatatatatatatctatatactAATTATGTGAGCATTCCTTGTTATAGGAGCAatcatataacaaacaaagTATAACTATTCATAttcaaaataatataataatgtTAAGTCTAAAGATCACTTGTACAAacgtcacttagagattaatcCTTTGGCACTTAAAGGATATTTCTACGACTGGCAAAAATGCCCAAAGCCCAACAACCTGGTCCAATCCGCTTACCAATTTAAGAGGTTGAGTTGGATCAGTTGGGTGGTGGGTTAATTGGATGTGGGTGAAAATGACCCAATAAGCTTTGGGCGTGTAGGGTTTTTAACTTGGGTAACCATTAACCCAAGTACTTAGCCATTAACCTAAAATGCTTAATGTGTGAAAATATGTTCATGTATGTGAAAATGAGTTTGTGCGTGTAAACAAATTATTTTGTATGTGCAAATGTGTGTAAGAGGGAATTATATATTAAAATGTATAAAATTATATGTTGGGTCATATTTGGGCTACTGGGTTTGAGATGACCCAACCCAAAATCAACCAAATCTATTGTTGTGCAGGTTGAATAAAACCCATTTAAATAAAAACCCATCACCAACCTGGCCAATTGCTAGGTTTAGATATCTCTATGGGAATCAATCTAGTGAATTTGATCGTTTTATCTAGAACCCATATATTAGTTTAGGTATCTCACACACTATAGTAGATGAGATTTACTACTCTCATATAGAAGTGGCATAGTATATACGGAGTACTAGTCTTATCGTATTAACAATGCCATGTCTTGTTAATATTTTTAATGGAAATATTTAAGAATAAATCTTATCTATAATCAAATGAACCATATTATCACAACTCTTATAATTTTATCAATTAGATTTACTCTAAGGATTTTATCATACGAATATAAATATCTTTGCAATAAATGTGATGAAGATGTCATTTATAATAACATAAATAGTTCAAGTGCATACTAAAATCTAGAAGTTAATTGACTTTAGGGCATATACATTTTCATGTATATTTTTATGCGCATatctttttctatttcttttttaccTTACCTCATTTTCATATATGTCAACTATGATTCCCCCCTTTTCTTGTGTTAAATCTTAGTGAAACAATACACTCCTACACAAAACAAGTATCAGAGGTGAACAGGTTGGTGAGCAGAATGATATTTGAAAGCTATGGTGTTGGTAAGTACAGCGACTCTCACATAGAATCAACATCTTATCTCCTCAGAGCCAATGCTTATAGAGTTCCCCATGAGAAGGAGCCAAATCTTGGAATTATTCCTCATACTGACACAAGTTTTGTGAGTGTTGTTAAGCAAGATAGTGTTCAAGGGTTACAGGTTCAATTAAAGGACGGTACATGGATTCCTGTTCATTTGCCACAATCTTCCTTTGCAGTCATGGCAGGTGATGCCATGCTGGTGAGTAATTTTCTTCCCCTATCTGTTTGCTTCCCATACCATTTGAAAACTTTTAGTCTCGAAAGCACTTTTGTTCACAAATTATTTTAGGTCTGACATTATTCCCTAAGGTTTTAAAGTAGAGCCATATTACCCCTATTTTATCTAAAGTGGCATATGGATGGAATGCACCATCTGATACGTCAATTGAACCAGACACGCTCCAAAATTGCATGTGATGAAATCATAATATCCACCACCAATTTTTCACATGAGTATCCACTTTAACCTCCTATGGTTACACTGCTGATTGATATAATATTAAGTAAGAGTAATACTAGTATTTCAACTAACAACATTATGGACATTATTTTCCATTAAGTTTCCACTTTACATGAAACTATAGGAGAGTGAAGTGGATAGTTTGAAACACTAAGGAGTTATGTGATAATGGGTAAAATTACAAGGGGGTGATGTGTAAGTTACCGTATCAACTATCAATAAAatgtaatattttattttatattccaAAAACTAATTTATCTCAAAAgatatttcatgaaaaatgcTGACATGTGAAATATTTTAATAGAATTTTATGTGTGTTGTCTTGTCTACAGTATCAGTACGATATTTAGTTGACCAATATGATAACTGTGTTGATTCAAACTAATGCAATTGAATGATGCATGTTAAGACATTGCCATGTTTCCCACACTGCCaaagtaaaattttttacaCTAATAAATTTGGATGCAttctatacatatatattatacacatacacatatggattaatctttcttacactgtcagtatatacaCTGACGGGGTTGAATGAATGGCACATCATCTAACTTTGAATTTCAACATCAaattattcaaatttgaatGCAAGTTGTGCGTCCTGCATCCGAGCATGCAGGTTAGAAAAATTGCCTAACCCTGCAAGCTTAATTGCACACTATACCTGCACGTGGTATAAACCTACAAGTTGTAATGCTAGCAATTTGAGGTTGGAAAATTACTTGTGCATACATATAATCACTTGAGCTAGGGTAAATTTCAATTTAGTCTTCCAAAATAGGTTAAAGAGTCGATTCAACCTGTAAAAGTGATCTAGTTCCAGCCCTTTAAActggaatttttgtttcaacATGGCCCTTCTGTTAATTCATGTTTGGTCAATAACGTTTAACCAAACCTTAGTGGCATATTGATTTTTAGAGACTTTGCAGCAATTAGTCTTCTGTCTAAATTAGCTAAAATGATAGAATAGTGCTCTTCTAATCAGATTTGAAAGATTGAAAATAGATTTAGAAGAGCAATATCTTATCCTTTTTAACTCATTTAGGTGATAAATTATTTGCTTTTAAGTCTCTAACAAAGGGATGAGACTTTACTTTATCACTAAAGTTTGATAAAACGTTATTGAccagatttgaaatgatggaAGGGCCTACTCGGGACAAAATATCCCCTTTGGACAGGTTAATTGGGACCTAATCATTTTTAGGGTCTGAATTGATACTTTGATCTACTTTGAAAGGCCAAATGGAAATTAACCCCTTGCTCTAATAACTTATGTTTACACAGTTCATTCATACAATATTTTCAGCTAGAGGAAGATTGATAATAGGCATATTTTAGTCCGGTTTCTGGCACCATAGAAAACCATAAATCAATTCGTGTTTTTACTCAATATTGTTATAGGTTAATCTTTCCTATATTATTGGTGTAGATAATTTGTTACTCTAGCAGTATTTAATGGATGATATAAAACAAACTCGTATTGCTACATACTAAATTTAGGAGCACACAGTttatccagaaaaaaaaaagtttccagGACCTGATGACAAACACCCTAAATTCTTCAATCTCTCAGTAATTttatcaaaaagaaagaaagaaagaaaaacaattacATTTTTCTTTGCAGAAAGAATTGTGAATGTCATTGATGACTAAGTTGCTGTGTTCTTTGTTGAAGGCATGGAGCAATGGCAGAGTACATCCTTGTTTTCACAGAGTTAtaatgaaagaaaaagcaagATTTTCTATTGCACTGTTCTCCTTCCACAAAGGAGTTGTTCAAGTACCAAAAGAGCTTGCTGATGATAACTACCCACTACGATTTAAATCTTTTGATCATTTTGGTTTATTAAATTTCCGTTTGAAGAATCCAGCTCTATCTTGTCAGGAAAGAGTCAAAGCCTATTGCGGTATAAAGGATGCATGGGAGAGTATTAATTCCTGTGTTGGTTCCCAGACTCAACCAAATTAATTTAGGCTTTTGTTTCAAATGAACTATCAACTATTAGGGTTTGTATCATTGCCATATTTCTAAAGTTCTAACTTGGATTGAAGTTTGTTCTTCGTTTTTGTGCtacaa containing:
- the LOC113724535 gene encoding deoxypodophyllotoxin synthase-like, producing the protein MENNPQVYTPQTQQNNIVPVIYFTAENLNPGTGSWFSTCKAVREALEEFSCFVAVYDKVEPEFISDAFASFKELFNLPMETKLLNTIPDRPAFGYIRPRPETPVHETVGIEDSTTIGAVQSFANVIWPSGNDHFCETIHSYTKQVSEVNRLVSRMIFESYGVGKYSDSHIESTSYLLRANAYRVPHEKEPNLGIIPHTDTSFVSVVKQDSVQGLQVQLKDGTWIPVHLPQSSFAVMAGDAMLAWSNGRVHPCFHRVIMKEKARFSIALFSFHKGVVQVPKELADDNYPLRFKSFDHFGLLNFRLKNPALSCQERVKAYCGIKDAWESINSCVGSQTQPN